One Thunnus thynnus chromosome 18, fThuThy2.1, whole genome shotgun sequence genomic region harbors:
- the si:ch211-142k18.1 gene encoding uncharacterized protein si:ch211-142k18.1 yields the protein MWRCWMPFILAWVSMATPTLCQSGDGDWGSGSDIYSAIMATNDTSQAVGDEPVRMRNNHDWITSTAFSPSPSPSPTLHYDPQPDKCSVHFSTSTASARRLKAEKEELAYLQAIQHGNKAVMENLVQYVGAELGDQSYEDVIKENIDGIQNETKNCHEVVEKAEEDLEKQLAGDALDVLIGMQKIREETLAFEDMLRAAADIANRLESSSKALHASFTKQLKDIVKIHR from the exons ATGTGGCGTTGTTGGATGCCCTTCATCTTGGCCTGGGTATCCATGGCAACCCCAACACTCTGCCAAAGTGGGGATGGTGATTGGGGTTCAGGCTCTGACATTTACTCTGCGATAATGGCCACCAATGACACATCCCAGGCAGTTGGTGATGAGCCTGTGAGGATGAGAAACAACCATGACTGGATCACATCAACTGCATTTTCACCATCGCCCTCACCCTCACCTACGCTGCACTACGATCCCCAACCGGACAAGTGCTCGGTCCACTTCAGCACCAGCACAGCTTCAGCTCGAAGGCTGAAGGCCGAGAAAGAGGAGTTGGCCTATCTGCAGGCCATCCAGCATGGAAACAAGGCGGTGATGGAGAACTTGGTGCAGTACGTGGGGGCAGAGCTGGGAGATCAGAGCTACGAAGACGTGATCAAGGAAAATATCGATGGCATCCAAAACGAAACCAAGAACTGCCACGAGGTGGTTGAGAAAGCTGAAGAAGATCTCGAAAAGCAGCTGGCAGGGGACGCACTGGACGTTCTCATTGGGATGCAGAA AATCAGAGAAGAGACCTTGGCCTTTGAAGACATGCTTCGTGCTGCCGCGGACATCGCCAACCGGCTGGAGAGCTCATCGAAGGCCCTGCATGCCTCCTTCACCAAGCAGCTGAAAGACATTGTCAAAATCCATCGCTAA
- the chrna2b gene encoding neuronal acetylcholine receptor subunit alpha-2 isoform X2 has protein sequence MGYNHLFPVRTAILWSLLLFLCHEKTHSHAEDELFKTLFAGYNKWSRPVPNISDVVIVKFGLSIAQLIDVDEKNQMMTTNVWLKQEWNDYKLRWRPSDYDNVTSIRVPSELIWVPDIVLYNNADGEFAVTHMTKAHLFHTGKIRWVPPAIYKSSCSIDVTFFPFDQQNCKMKFGSWTYDKAKIDLERIENTVDLNNYWESGEWAIINAVGTYNTKKYDCCHEIYPDITYFFIIRRLPLFYTINLIIPCLLISCLTVLVFYLPSDCGEKITLCISVLLSLTVFLLLITEIIPSTSLVIPLIGEYLLFTMIFVTLSIVITVFVLNVHHRSPSTHKMPRWVHSVFLDLIPRWLFMRRPAPDGRRRRLLLLQQEAAAERRQGRIAGYKSGNCLSTSANWLRDGNTLEDPERSCYEDLELGTLTSYFSFRPPSPRPPGSTPPPQQKNPQNSQNRQEGVGGTNRQLTGTRVNPTQRPTKVDNTVSDSAFLLSPSVMRALEGVHYIADHLRAEDADFSVKEDWKYVAMVIDRIFLWMFIIVCLLGTIGLFLPPWLAGMI, from the exons ATGGGATACAACCACCTGTTCCCTGTGAGGACGGCTATTCTCTGGTCGCTACTCTTAT TTCTCTGTCATGAGAAGACCCACTCACATGCCGAGGATGAGCTTTTCAAGACGCTGTTTGCTGGTTACAACAAGTGGTCGAGACCTGTGCCAAACATCTCTGATGTGGTCATTGTCAAATTCGGACTGTCCATAGCGCAGCTCATTGACGTG GATGAGAAGAACCAAATGATGACAACCAACGTGTGGCTAAAACAG GAGTGGAACGACTACAAGCTTCGCTGGAGACCGTCTGACTATGACAATGTGACATCCATAAGAGTGCCATCAGAGCTCATATGGGTACCGGACATCGTCCTCTATAATAA CGCTGATGGAGAGTTTGCAGTGACCCATATGACAAAGGCTCATCTATTCCACACGGGCAAAATTCGCTGGGTCCCGCCTGCCATTTACAAGAGCTCCTGCAGCATCGATGTCACCTTCTTCCCCTTCGATCAGCAGAACTGCAAAATGAAGTTTGGCTCTTGGACCTATGACAAGGCCAAGATCGACCTGGAGCGAATTGAAAACACTGTGGACTTGAACAACTACTGGGAGAGCGGTGAATGGGCCATCATCAACGCTGTGGGGACGTACAATACGAAGAAGTACGACTGCTGCCATGAGATCTACCCTGACATCACCTATTTCTTCATCATCCGAAGGCTTCCTTTGTTTTACACCATAAACCTCATCATCCCCTGTCTGCTGATCTCCTGCCTCACTGTCTTGGTTTTTTATCTACCCTCAGACTGTGGTGAAAAGATCACTTTGTGTatctctgtgctgctgtccctcactgtcttcctcctcctcatcaccgAGATCATTCCATCCACATCCCTTGTCATCCCGCTCATTGGCGAGTACCTCCTCTTTACTATGATTTTTGTCACCCTGTCCATCGTCATCACTGTCTTCGTGCTCAATGTGCACCATCGCTCTCCCAGCACTCACAAGATGCCCCGCTGGGTCCACTCTGTGTTCCTGGACTTGATCCCGCGCTGGTTGTTCATGCGACGGCCTGCGCCAGATGGCCGGCGTCGCAGGCTGTTGCTGCTCcagcaggaagcagcagcagaacgGCGGCAGGGCCGGATAGCCGGGTACAAATCTGGCAACTGCCTCAGCACCTCGGCTAACTGGTTAAGAGATGGGAATACCTTGGAGGACCCTGAGAGAAGCTGCTATGAGGACTTGGAACTGGGAACACTGACGTCATATTTCTCCTTCCGTCCTCCTTCACCCAGACCGCCAGGTTCAACTCCGCCACCGCAACAGAAAAACCCGCAGAACAGCCAGAACCGGCAGGAGGGGGTTGGAGGGACGAACAGACAGTTAACAGGGACCAGAGTCAATCCCACTCAGCGGCCGACTAAAGTTGATAATACAGTATCAGACTCAGCATTCCTGCTTTCACCAAGTGTTATGCGTGCTCTGGAAGGAGTGCACTACATTGCAGACCACCTGAGGGCTGAGGATGCGGACTTCAGT GTGAAAGAGGATTGGAAGTATGTCGCCATGGTGATTGACCGCATCTTTCTGTGGATGTTCATTATTGTGTGCCTGCTTGGGACCATTGGCCTCTTCCTGCCTCCTTGGCTAGCTGGCATGATCTAG
- the chrna2b gene encoding neuronal acetylcholine receptor subunit alpha-2 isoform X1, producing MGYNHLFPVRTAILWSLLLCKSVLCHEKTHSHAEDELFKTLFAGYNKWSRPVPNISDVVIVKFGLSIAQLIDVDEKNQMMTTNVWLKQEWNDYKLRWRPSDYDNVTSIRVPSELIWVPDIVLYNNADGEFAVTHMTKAHLFHTGKIRWVPPAIYKSSCSIDVTFFPFDQQNCKMKFGSWTYDKAKIDLERIENTVDLNNYWESGEWAIINAVGTYNTKKYDCCHEIYPDITYFFIIRRLPLFYTINLIIPCLLISCLTVLVFYLPSDCGEKITLCISVLLSLTVFLLLITEIIPSTSLVIPLIGEYLLFTMIFVTLSIVITVFVLNVHHRSPSTHKMPRWVHSVFLDLIPRWLFMRRPAPDGRRRRLLLLQQEAAAERRQGRIAGYKSGNCLSTSANWLRDGNTLEDPERSCYEDLELGTLTSYFSFRPPSPRPPGSTPPPQQKNPQNSQNRQEGVGGTNRQLTGTRVNPTQRPTKVDNTVSDSAFLLSPSVMRALEGVHYIADHLRAEDADFSVKEDWKYVAMVIDRIFLWMFIIVCLLGTIGLFLPPWLAGMI from the exons ATGGGATACAACCACCTGTTCCCTGTGAGGACGGCTATTCTCTGGTCGCTACTCTTATGTAAGTCAG TTCTCTGTCATGAGAAGACCCACTCACATGCCGAGGATGAGCTTTTCAAGACGCTGTTTGCTGGTTACAACAAGTGGTCGAGACCTGTGCCAAACATCTCTGATGTGGTCATTGTCAAATTCGGACTGTCCATAGCGCAGCTCATTGACGTG GATGAGAAGAACCAAATGATGACAACCAACGTGTGGCTAAAACAG GAGTGGAACGACTACAAGCTTCGCTGGAGACCGTCTGACTATGACAATGTGACATCCATAAGAGTGCCATCAGAGCTCATATGGGTACCGGACATCGTCCTCTATAATAA CGCTGATGGAGAGTTTGCAGTGACCCATATGACAAAGGCTCATCTATTCCACACGGGCAAAATTCGCTGGGTCCCGCCTGCCATTTACAAGAGCTCCTGCAGCATCGATGTCACCTTCTTCCCCTTCGATCAGCAGAACTGCAAAATGAAGTTTGGCTCTTGGACCTATGACAAGGCCAAGATCGACCTGGAGCGAATTGAAAACACTGTGGACTTGAACAACTACTGGGAGAGCGGTGAATGGGCCATCATCAACGCTGTGGGGACGTACAATACGAAGAAGTACGACTGCTGCCATGAGATCTACCCTGACATCACCTATTTCTTCATCATCCGAAGGCTTCCTTTGTTTTACACCATAAACCTCATCATCCCCTGTCTGCTGATCTCCTGCCTCACTGTCTTGGTTTTTTATCTACCCTCAGACTGTGGTGAAAAGATCACTTTGTGTatctctgtgctgctgtccctcactgtcttcctcctcctcatcaccgAGATCATTCCATCCACATCCCTTGTCATCCCGCTCATTGGCGAGTACCTCCTCTTTACTATGATTTTTGTCACCCTGTCCATCGTCATCACTGTCTTCGTGCTCAATGTGCACCATCGCTCTCCCAGCACTCACAAGATGCCCCGCTGGGTCCACTCTGTGTTCCTGGACTTGATCCCGCGCTGGTTGTTCATGCGACGGCCTGCGCCAGATGGCCGGCGTCGCAGGCTGTTGCTGCTCcagcaggaagcagcagcagaacgGCGGCAGGGCCGGATAGCCGGGTACAAATCTGGCAACTGCCTCAGCACCTCGGCTAACTGGTTAAGAGATGGGAATACCTTGGAGGACCCTGAGAGAAGCTGCTATGAGGACTTGGAACTGGGAACACTGACGTCATATTTCTCCTTCCGTCCTCCTTCACCCAGACCGCCAGGTTCAACTCCGCCACCGCAACAGAAAAACCCGCAGAACAGCCAGAACCGGCAGGAGGGGGTTGGAGGGACGAACAGACAGTTAACAGGGACCAGAGTCAATCCCACTCAGCGGCCGACTAAAGTTGATAATACAGTATCAGACTCAGCATTCCTGCTTTCACCAAGTGTTATGCGTGCTCTGGAAGGAGTGCACTACATTGCAGACCACCTGAGGGCTGAGGATGCGGACTTCAGT GTGAAAGAGGATTGGAAGTATGTCGCCATGGTGATTGACCGCATCTTTCTGTGGATGTTCATTATTGTGTGCCTGCTTGGGACCATTGGCCTCTTCCTGCCTCCTTGGCTAGCTGGCATGATCTAG
- the ptk2bb gene encoding protein tyrosine kinase 2 beta, b, translated as MYEVMSGDTLSWKVPSPRNSSTEPDTEALFTEDRGPTKILKVCFCTNNNLGKNFKLVKCDSSWQIRAIIRSILISGRLGPNIEHSGCYGLMLKHLKSEELHWLHPDLTVGEVEQRYESHHVEAEWRYDLRIRYVPVDFLEKFKNDRSTLMYFYQQVRSDYMQYHASKVSDGMALQLGCLEIRRFYKDMNAKGLEKKSNFELLEKEVGLELFFPVQLINSMKSKQLRKLIQQTFQQYATLKEDDCMVKFFETLKEFVSYDEEVFPCELVQGWSLSVELVIGGRGIRQRTQKNSAPVFLADFKQIKKIQCLSQSDGKALINLEVEGVRQRLSVNVSTVPMAENMMDLIDGYCRLENNTDDSVIYRANRDANARCSLPEIPTDRDTGSVRNSMGSDIYCEILDERPKSVVKYGIEREDIVLGRILGEGFFGEVYDGVYKKENGNRVNVAVKTCKDYSPDVMEKFMSEAVIMKNLDHPHIVKLIGIIEEDPVWIVMELYEYGELGTYLVQNQNKLTNTTLVLFSLQICKALVYLEGVNMVHRDIAVRNVLVASPECVKLGDFGLSRYIEDEEYYKASVTRLPIKWMAPESINFRRFTSASDVWMFAVCVWEIMSRGQQPFFWLENRDVITQLEQGIRLPKPDDCPPAFYSLMTRCWSYDHRERPTFTELVVKISDVHKMEKEQEMERERDRARSTKFFDTKFNLNEPPPKPSRMKPGRFGNTLSIGLHIQLNEALCASSPDLASPSEYQSPVDSMNTLALPVKSPRRRSMGEGEFFRVEPNSKEAAQRLWQMERQNMQDTLRQQKEQMMEDKKWLQKEEKLLDPMGPEDTAGPVSPEAGAEHAPPEKPPRLTAQPAPTAELDRSDDKVYQFVMDLVKVVVQLKNDITELQPEQYISIVKSVGMALRDLIRSVDDILPTLHESVRTEIEGTQKLLNNDMAELISKMRLAQQNAITSLKEECKKQMLAAAHNLAMDSKNMLDAVDQARVRANLAKPVAP; from the exons ATGTATGAGGTGATGTCCGGTGACACCTTGTCCTGGAAGGTGCCCAGTCCAAGAAACAGTAGCACCGAGCCCGACACCGAAGCGCTCTTCACTGAGGACAGAGGACCCACCAAGATCCTCAAAGTGTGCTTCTGCACCAACAATAACCTGGGCAAGAACTTCAAGCTGGTCAAATGTGACAGCTCATGGCAAATTAGG GCAATCATTCGTTCAATTCTGATCAGCGGTCGACTGGGGCCAAATATCGAACACTCAGGATGCTACGGTCTCATGCTGAAACACCTGAAGTCAGAAGAGCTTCACTGGCTCCATCCAGATCTGACTGTCGGAGAGGTAGAGCAACGCTACGAGAGCCACCATGTGGAAGCTGAGTGGAG GTATGACCTTCGTATCAGATACGTTCCTGTAGACTTCCTGGAGAAATTCAAAAATGACAGATCTACGTTGATGTATTTCTACCAACAG GTGCGCAGTGATTACATGCAGTATCATGCCAGTAAGGTCAGTGATGGGATGGCCCTGCAGCTTGGTTGCTTGGAGATCAG gaGGTTCTATAAAGACATGAATGCAAAGGGTCTAGAGAAGAAGTCTAACTTTGAGCTGCTAGA aaaagaggTGGGCCTGGAGCTTTTCTTCCCTGTGCAGCTGATTAACAGCATGAAG TCCAAGCAGCTACGGAAGTTGATCCAGCAAACATTTCAACAGTACGCTACGCTCAAGGAGGACGACTGTATGGTCAAGTTCTTTGAGACCCTCAAGGAGTTCGTCAGTTATGATGAAGAGGTCTTTCCATGTGAACTGGTG CAAGGTTGGAGTCTGTCGGTGGAGCTGGTCATCGGTGGGAGAGGCATTCGCCAACGCACACAGAAGAATTCAGCG cCTGTGTTTCTAGCCGACTTCAAGCAGATCAAGAAAATACAATGCTTATCTCAGAGCGATGGCAAGGCTCTCATAAACCTCGAGGTAGAGGGGGTCAGACAA CGTCTGTCGGTCAATGTGTCCACGGTCCCTATGGCAGAGAACATGATGGACCTTATTGATGGGTACTGCCGGTTAGAAAATAACACAGATGATTCTGTTATCTACAGAGCAAACAGAG ATGCCAATGCACGATGTTCCCTCCCTGAGATTCCTACAGA CAGAGACACTGGCTCCGTCAGAAACAGTATGG gGTCAGATATCTACTGTGAGATTCTCGATGAAAGGCCCAAATCAG TTGTGAAATATGGGATTGAACGAGAAGACATCGTTCTCGGACGAATCCTCGGTGAAGGGTTTTTTGGGGAGGTCTACGATGGAGTTTACAAAAAAGAA AATGGAAACAGGGTTAACGTGGCTGTGAAGACGTGCAAAGACTATTCACCTGATGTGATGGAGAAGTTCATGAGTGAAGCAG TAATTATGAAGAACCTGGACCATCCTCATATTGTCAAACTCATTGGAATCATAGAGGAGGATCCTGTGTGGATTGTCATGGAGCTTTATGAGTATGGAGAG cTCGGGACCTACCTAGTTCAGAACCAGAACAAGCTGACAAATACAACTCTGGTGCTGTTCAGCCTGCAGATCTGCAAAGCCCTAGTCTACCTCGAAGGGGTCAACATGGTACACAG AGACATCGCGGTTCGTAATGTGTTAGTCGCCAGTCCAGAATGTGTGAAGCTTGGAGACTTTGGTCTGTCCAGATACATAGAGGATGAAGAATACTACAAAG CGTCTGTTACCCGATTACCAATCAAGTGGATGGCTCCAGAGTCCATCAACTTCAGACGTTTCACCTCTGCCAGTGATGTCTGGATGTTTG ctgtgtgtgtgtgggagataATGAGTCGTGGGCagcagccgtttttctggctGGAGAACAGAGATGTGATCACCCAACTGGAGCAGGGAATCAGGCTGCCCAAGCCAGACGACTGCCCTCCTGCCTTCTACTCACTCATGACCCGCTGCTGGTCCTACGACCACAGAGAGAGACCCACCTTCACTGAGCTGGTGGTCAAGATCAG TGATGTCCACAAGATGGAGAAGGAGcaggaaatggagagagagagggaccgAGCGCGCTCCACAAAGttttttgacacaaagttcaacCTCAATGAGCCTCCTCCCAAG CCTTCAAGAATGAAACCAGGGCGGTTTGGGAACACGCTCAGTATTGGTCTGCACATTCAG CTGAATGAGGCTTTGTGTGCCAGCTCACCTGACCTGGCCAGTCCATCTGAATATCAGTCTCCTGTCGACTCCATGAACACTCTCGCGTTGCCGGTTAAGTCCCCTCGACGTCGCAGTATGGGG GAGGGCGAGTTCTTCCGAGTGGAACCAAACAGCAAGGAGGCCGCCCAGCGGCTGTggcagatggagagacagaacaTGCAGGACACTCTCCGCCAGCAGAAAGAGCAGATGATGGAGGATAAAAAGTGGCTGCAGAAGGAGGAGAAACTCCTG GACCCCATGGGACCAGAGGACACCGCCGGCCCAGTG TCCCCTGAAGCTGGCGCTGAACATG CACCGCCAGAGAAGCCCCCGCGGCTCACAGCACAG CCTGCGCCCACAGCCGAGCTGGACCGATCTGATGACAAAGTCTATCAGTTCGTTATGGATCTAGTCAAAGTGGTTGTCCAACTCAAGAATGACATCACTGAACTGCAGCCAGAACAATATATTAGCATTGTCAAG TCTGTAGGGATGGCCTTAAGAGATCTGATTCGCAGTGTGGATGACATACTGCCCACTCTACACGAGTCTGTCAGGACTGAG ATCGAGGGCACCCAGAAGCTCCTGAACAACGACATGGCGGAGCTGATCAGCAAAATGCGGCTGGCCCAGCAGAATGCCATTACCTCTCTGAAGGAGGAGTGCAAGAAACAGATGCTGGCGGCAGCTCACAATCTCGCTATGGACAGCAAGAACATGTTGGATGCAGTGGATCAAGCGAGGGTCAGGGCCAACTTAGCCAAGCCTGTGGCACCCTAA